A window from Setaria italica strain Yugu1 chromosome VIII, Setaria_italica_v2.0, whole genome shotgun sequence encodes these proteins:
- the LOC101772931 gene encoding antimicrobial peptides has product MGFGRKVGEGGVSRWLLLLAGVLLAVAVTVTAGDAAEEGATAGDYSLHGSQAMCELKCQHHHDPVNKKRCVDFCIRWQLALPFDAAEEGATAGEDSLHGSRAMCELKCQHHHDPVNKKRCVDFCIRWQLALPFDAVEEGATAGKDSLHGSRAMCELKCQHHHDPVNKKRCVDFCIRWQLALLFDVKEEDGASATDTITAGEVGVCANRRICKIKCQHHHDQVNSNRCTDFCIGYQVALDAIMENGATATVTAGEDTLRGSRRTCELKCQHHHNPVNKKRCVDFCIRYQLALHDINDGTTAAAAGGAIRQVV; this is encoded by the exons ATGGGGTTTGGGCGGAAGGTTGGAGAGGGTGGGGTTAGCAGGTGGCTCCTCCTGCTCGCCGGGGTGCTGCTGGCGGTGGCTGTCACGGTGACGGCCGGTGACGCTGCGGAGGAGGGAGCCACCGCTGGCGACTACAGCCTCCACGGTAGCCAAGCTAT GTGCGAGCTCAAGTGCCAGCATCATCATGATCCAGTGAACAAGAAGCGGTGCGTTGACTTCTGCATACGGTGGCAGCTAGCGCTACCATTTGATGCTGCGGAGGAGGGAGCCACCGCGGGCGAGGACAGCCTCCACGGTAGCCGAGCTATGTGCGAGCTCAAGTGCCAGCATCATCATGATCCAGTGAACAAGAAGCGGTGCGTCGACTTCTGCATACGGTGGCAGCTAGCGCTACCGTTTGAcgcggtggaggagggagcCACCGCGGGCAAAGACAGCCTCCACGGTAGCCGAGCTATGTGCGAGCTCAAGTGCCAGCATCATCATGATCCAGTGAACAAGAAGCGGTGCGTCGACTTCTGCATACGGTGGCAGCTAGCACTACTGTTTGACGTTAAGGAGGAGGATGGAGCTAGCGCCACCGACACCATCACCGCTGGTGAGGTCGGCGTCTGCGCCAACCGGCGTATATGCAAGATCAAGTGCCAGCACCATCACGACCAGGTGAACAGCAACCGGTGCACCGACTTCTGCATAGGGTACCAAGTGGCACTAGATGCCATTATGGAGAatggagccaccgccaccgtcacCGCTGGTGAGGACACGTTACGCGGTAGCAGGCGTACGTGCGAGCTCAAGTGTCAGCACCACCATAACCCGGTGAACAAGAAGAGGTGCGTCGACTTCTGCATTCGGTACCAGCTGGCACTGCATGATATCAATGATggaaccaccgccgccgctgccggcggagcCATCCGCCAGGTGGTGTGA
- the LOC101773346 gene encoding uncharacterized protein LOC101773346 has protein sequence MKALRVLSGIEIDEESTAVDGLHQMIGLKKLAIYKLNIKKDDKTFTQLHSAITYLFSCGLQTLAINDEGSDFINSLDSMSAPPRYLIALELSGKLERPPMWISKLHILSKLTLSLTVLRTDTFKLLQDLPSLFSLTFSLSAAKQNQEIKDILKKNKSDSDGEIFVPARFPSLKLLRFFAPLVPKLGFGDNAMPVLEMIQVWFEAFEGLFGIDTLENLREVHLRVNGLAAELKESNEAGTQETETPEIKEKERKEAAEITRLLVKDLKNYTTDKLKVIVDYIINA, from the coding sequence ATGAAAGCACTCCGTGTACTGTCAGGGATTGAGATTGATGAGGAATCAACAGCTGTCGATGGCCTTCATCAGATGATAGGGCTAAAAAAGCTTGCCATTTACAAGCTCAATATAAAGAAAGATGATAAAACCTTCACACAACTACATTCCGCTATTACATACCTTTTCAGCTGTGGTCTGCAAACTCTGGCAATCAACGATGAAGGTTCTGATTTTATCAACTCACTGGACTCCATGTCGGCACCTCCAAGGTACCTCATCGCCCTTGAACTGTCTGGCAAGTTGGAAAGGCCCCCAATGTGGATATCCAAACTCCACATCCTCAGCAAGTTAACACTATCTCTGACAGTTCTCCGGACTGACACATTCAAGCTCCTCCAGGACCTGCCATCACTGTTTTCTCTCACATTTTCACTTAGTGCAGCAAAGCAGAATCAGGAAATAAAGGACATCCTCAAGAAGAATAAATCAGATTCTGATGGGGAGATCTTTGTTCCAGCAAGATTCCCGAGTCTTAAGCTGCTACGCTTCTTTGCACCCCTTGTGCCAAAGCTGGGATTTGGTGACAATGCAATGCCAGTATTAGAGATGATTCAGGTATGGTTTGAAGCCTTTGAAGGTTTATTTGGCATCGACACATTAGAAAACCTCCGGGAGGTGCACCTCAGAGTTAATGGCCTAGCGGCGGAATTAAAAGAAAGTAATGAAGCAGGAACACAAGAAACAGAAACCcctgaaataaaagaaaaagaaaggaaggaagccGCTGAAATCACCAGGCTCTTGGTCAAAGATTTGAAGAACTACACTACTGATAAGCTGAAGGTAATCGTTGACTATATCATCAATGCTTGA